The DNA segment tggaatgCTGGTTCATGGTGGGGAGCCAGGCAGGTGGCATCAGAAGATCGCTCTCCAAAGCAGGGCCAAGGGGATGCCAGCAGGCAGGTTGTGCGCTAAGCAGGGTGGATGGAGACTCCTAGGGTCTAGTGGGATCCCCAAGACAAGCTCAGAGACTGCCCCGGCACTGGAGAGGCAGGACCAGTGGGGTACCAGGCAGCATTCCTGATGGCTGTAGGAGGAGGTGTAGACAGCACCAGCGGGTGGGTGGGCCATGGGAGAGTCCACTGCACCACATCGCTCATCCCTGGGTCTCCCTGGGGCCCTGTCTGACCTAAGGATGGGAAAGGCAGGCTGGGCACAAGGCCCAGAGGAAGATGTGATGCCCTGCAGATGAATCTGGGCCCAGCACCTCGGTATACTTGGGCCATGGGCAGCTCAGGCTCAGTCTGGGCCCGGCACCTCGGTATACTTGGGCCATGGGCGGCTCAGGCTCAGTCTGGGCCCGGCACCTCGGTATACTTGGGCCATGGGCGGCTCAGGCTCAGTCTGGGCCCGGCACCTCGGTATACTTGGGCCATGGGCGGCTCAGGCTCAGTCTGGGTCCGGCACCTCGGTATACTTGGGCCATGGGCGGCTCAGGCTCAGGCGAAACCTCACCTTTGTATTCAAAGGTGCAAGGTGGGAGACACCCGCAGGCCCACTCCCTAGCCCTCCAGCCGGACTGCACGTGTACACATGGGTCTGTCTGTCCCCTGCTCACAGCTCTGCATCTCCCAGAAGTGGTCAGTGACCACCCACTGCTCCCCCCGTCCCTCCCAAGGCCATTCCTGTTCAGGCTCAGGCTGCAGTGAGCATCCCAGCCCAGGTGGATTCGCTGTGTCAGATGTGGCCCATGGCTCCCAAAAGAGGCTGCGCAAATTCATccaagctgggggcggggcctaaGGGCTGGTGGCCCTGAGTGCAGGTGACCACCTGGCTGGAGCAAACTCTCCCCTGGAGGCTGGACATAGCTCACTCAACAACTGACCTTTGGGGAGCTGCAAACGAGGACACCTGTCCAATGAGTAATGAAAGCACCCATGCCAGTGTCCAGTCGATCTCTGGTCACCCCAGCTAAATTCCAAGTTTGTTCCTAATCAGGGGCCTCCTTCCGGAAATCCCCTCCTCTGTGGAGCTTTCTGTGGAGCTGCTTCATCCCCAAAAAACCTGCTCATGTTCTCCAGAcatgtgccccccccacccccagaagtaACCTTGACATGCTTCCTGTGATTCACAGCATTTTACAGATTCGAGACctcctctttttaaatatttaattgggTCGTTCATTCCATAAGTGTTAATTGAGTACCTGCTTATGTGGGGTGCTGAGGGTATACAGCAGTCTCTGCCCTGAGGAGCTGGCAAGGGGACTGGGGAACATTGACGCAGCCTGAAAAGTGGCTCAGCTTATccattgagcacctgctgtgtacaAGGAACCACACACAGGGACAGAGAATGAGCCAAATGCTGCCCTGTGACCCAAAAGGGAGACAGATGGGGGTAAACAGGTCACCTTAGATTAGACCTGAGACAGGCAGGAGGGGCGCAGGTCTGGCCTCAAGACGGCCTCCGGGGCCCCGTCCGGAACAgaggctcgggggggggggggcagcagctCACCGGCTAGCACTTGGAGCCAGGATGCAAAGCAGCTGCATGCCCACTGGAAGGGCAGCTCCCCGTGGCCAGGCCGGGCTGGTATCCGCTGCTGCATGCAGTGCGGGTAGACAGCCTGGCGCGTGGAGGTGCATGGTAACAGGTAGAGAGCAGACCAGTGAGGCGTCAGCAGCACTGGGGGCCAGGAGCAGCTGAGCCTCCCAGAAGTTAGAGAGCTCACCGGGGCCACACAGCGAACCCATGGCCAGCTGGAGGACTTTAACCATCGTCTGGCACCCAGCAGCCTGTCCTGTCCTCAGCGGGCACCCTCGGCTCCACCCCCTCTGCATGACTTCCCCAAAGTCATGGCTGCACCCCTCCCCATGCCAGTTTCTGCTGGTTAGCTCCTTCCCTGCTTTTCCAGGAACTGAGCTTTTAGAATCTTAACTCCACTTTGCCAATGGCATCTTCTGCTTCCTCGGTCCCCAAAGACAGTGCCAGGTGGTCAACCAGATGTCTCACTGGTGTCAGGGCAGGATACAGATGCACCCTGCCGGCAGTCGATGCGACAGTGGGAGTTGGGGTGCTCTGCACTGTTGTCCCAGCTCAGGTGGCATTAACCTTGGCGATGAGATGAGGCAGGCTGTGGCAAAGCACCCTGCACTGCTCGGTCGGGGGGGGCTCACCTCACCTGGCAGCCGGGGGACAGCTCTCAGCCCAGGAGGGCCTAGCACAGCTCGCTCTGTGCAAGGTGAACACCCGGGCTCACTCTCTGCCATCTCTTTCTGGGCCTGTCGTGACATTTATTATTTGCTGCTTAAGGTCACActccctggggcagggggtgttCAGAGGGGGAACACAGGCCCTCATAGGCTCCCCAAGCCCATGCTTGTGACTGGGTGCCCCTCCATGTTCACACCCAGACCCCTGCTGGGGGGACAGGCAGTAGCGGTTACCTGGCAGAGGACAGTGGAGTGGGCAGCTAAGAATCCGTCCTAGGGGAAGGGGAATAGGGAAACCCCCAAACCCCCAACACATCATCCCATGGGATGTCACTTTACAAGACACAAGTTCAAGGACAAAAGTATTAAGAACATCAAGACAGTGACCGCAGAGGTTGAAACGTCAAGCACTGGCCCTTCTGAGTGCGGTGGAATGCCCTGAGGGCAGGCCTGGGTCACAAGGCCTCCGGGCACCATGAGGACTCTGCACCAGGGGTTCACAAGGAGAGGGGACCACAGAAGCCAGTGGTCAGAAAGCTGGGGGGTAGGGGCTGGACCAGGTgcctggggagggtgggcagcTAAGGCAGAAATGAAGAACAGGGCACATCCTGCTTTTCtttcggggagactccccttggTCCCTGTGGTTCGGAGGTGGCACCTCACCTGGCCCCGTTGGAGCCTCAGCCGGGACAGTGCCTGGGTCTGGAGATGAGAAGCGTCCCCTGGTGCTAAGCCGTGCACACAGGGGCTGCCAATGGCCATGCCGGCCTGGGGGTAATGGGACACAGAAGACAGGACCccgagtgggagaagcaggcccgtCCAGACAAGCTGGAAGCAGTCTAGCTCTGTGCTTTTGGCCACAGGAACCAATACATTTCATTTCTGCTGAGGCTTTGAGTTTCTGTCACCTGCACCTGAGGGTTCTGACCACAGTGAGGATGCATGGCCTGCAAACCCCGGGCCCAGACCTCAGACTGACCGAGGAGGGTGTCTGCGGAGGCTCGGTGACCATCACCAGCCGAACGCTGCTCAGCTAGCACCTCTTGGCTGGCTCCAGGGTCCCCATGACCTGCCCCACACAAGTCCTGCACCTTCAAATGCCTCTAGTCCCCACAACAACCAACTACAGGCACTTCCCCTCTGCCTGTGATACTCTTCCCAATCTCCGATAGGCACACTCAGCCCCTGCTTCACCTCCTCTCCCAAGCTAGCCCTAGACTCTTGGGGGGTCTGTCCCTCCCTTCTGTGGCTCCTCTGAACATCACACTCACTCTGGGGGATCTTGGGGCTCAGCTGAGTCATCACTTGTCTGCAGGATCCCTGCCTGACCTGCATTGTGAGATGCCTGCCCCAAGCAATGCCTCCTCGTTGAGTCTGAAAATCCAaagtgagggagagacagaaagaggttTTGCGCCCCTATAATCCCTCAACCCTTGAGCTCTGCCTGCATGGGGTTGGGGCATTTGGGACCTGTGTACCGGTGCAAGCTGTCAGCTCTGCTTTCCctggagccccccccccaccaaaggtGGGTTGAGTTCCCCAATCCAGCCGTCCCCAAAGCTGAACCCAATTCCCCGGGTCCCTAGGCTGGAATCTGGGCCTAGATATGGGATCTTTCAAGGTTCCAGGTGATGCCCCGGTGGTTGCAGACGGCAGAGCTGGCCAGTGGACATCCCAGGCTTTGCAGGGCAGTGGGACAACAAGGCGGCTGCTCAtcacccctccttccccttcaggCTGTGCACCACGCCTTTGGTCCATCCCCCATCCTCCTGGCTCAGCTCTGAGAGGCACCTGGGCTCAGGGAACGGGCAGGAGGAAGCCAGGCCCATCCGTACTGAACTGTTTTCACAGGGAGGCCAGTTGTcctgcccaggcctgggcccACACATGCCAGGAAATAATCTGATTCAATGAGCCTGAAGTGATTCGGGCTGGCCCACCGAGGCAGCCCTGAAGCTGTGGGTCCAGTGGGGTCCAGTGCGGCCCAGTGGGCCCGCAGCTCGGTTGAGGTCCTGCAGGTTCATCCTCAGCAGGCTTGGAGAAGCCCCCAAGCCCCACAGCTGGTGCTCGCCTTTCTCCTGCGCCACCTGTTGGCCTCCGGCagctctgcctgcggctccctcTGGCCCCCCCTCACCCCAGAGCCCGGTGCTGGCCGGCCGCCCCTGGGGTCCGCAGGCTCCAAGGCCCCCAGCACGGCTGCCGTGGCAGTGAACCCTCAGGAACACCCCCCAGTATCGGTGACTTGCCCACTCCCTCCTTATGCTTCCTGCAGTGACCCCCAAAAGCACTTATACCCCAGGGTCTGCTCTGGAGTACTCAAGGCAAGATGCAGGGTAGAGAAGGCAGGGTGGCACAGAAGCCTCCTCGGAGAGATCTTCCCCCTCGCTCTCTTCCCGGGGCCCCTTCCTCCCACAGGTCCTCGTGGCaccatggccaggcaccctccgGGCTCCAGGACCACGTCTGCGGCGGTTCTCGCCCTCCTGCCCTGGTCGCCGGTGGCCGGCCCGGCTCAGTGAGATGGTGCAGATGGCCACGAGGCCGTGTGTGGTTTCTCCTGGCCGCAGCTGTGAGGGCGGAGTCCCCCATCACCATCAGCGAGGGGCCCAGCAGCAGCCCCGGGTCAAAGTGGGCTCTTGGAGGGAGTGCGGGCCACCGGGCAGGAGCTTGGAAGGCTCTGAGGTGGGCAGCAGCGTGGACGTGGCGGCGGGGGTCCCAGCGCCAGcggctctgcccccaccctcccaaacCTGTTCTTGGCCCTCAGAAGCCCAAAGCCTCTATGGGCCTGTCCCGTGCTTGCCTGGGGCTCTGTGGCCACAGGAGGGGAGCTCCACGCCCCCGAGTGGAGAGCTCATGGAGCCCTTTTCTCAGCCAGGAGAGGGGGTGCACAGAGAGGGGGCCCTCTGCCTCATCTCAGAGGAGTTTGTGGGATGCATCCAGGCCTGGGCAGCAGGCCTGGCCCTGCTGAGCCTCCCGGGGGCCCAAGTGCCAGGGACTccgctcccctgcccccccttgTGTGGACTGGCCTCCTTTGCCTGGCCTCAGAAGCCTCACTCCAGGGGAACGTGTCCAGTAGGTCAGCACGCCCTCCCAGCCGTCCTGGCCCCAATCATCTCCGAGGAAAGCCAGCCTGGGGTGGACAGCATGCCACACAGCTTCCGTGCGAGAACATTCTCAGGTGGGTGTGGGCTTGGGGGAGGCGGGGACTGTGGGCGGTGATGCTGAGCTGGCCCCTCTCCTACCCTGACAGGCCAGCCGCTCACACTGGTGGGAGGATTCAGGGACATTCCTGTCCACACCCGGCTGGCTCTGAATCTCTCAGGCAGAGCGGGAGTCTTGTCTGGCTCCTGAGCAAACTGCACGGGTCCTGGGTCGTCTTCAGACCCCCGTCGGTAAATGACTGGGGTGGCCTGGGGCCGTCTCGCCCCATCTCCCGTCTGGCATCCTTTCACCTGGGGAGATTTTGCAGTAAAGATACGGCACCCCTGAGGTCAAAGAGCTGAGCCATCGGAGACATTGACAGACGTCGTTCATGTTTGAAAACTGACAAAGTTAACTGAGAAACGTGGGCAGGTAGTGCGTAAGCAGGGCACATCTCGGAGGGAGAGGCTGATGGCCATTTAGCTGCTTACTCTGAAACAATTGTAGATTCACAGTGCCTTTCAAAGAAACGTGCAGGGGTCCAGcccactccccgcccccgccccgtggTGACACCTTGTGTAGCTTCAAGGCAAGGTCAGATCCAGAAACTGGCCCAGTATTGCCACCGAATGGGTTCAGatagtgacttttattttctttgtattttcagtaTTCTCAATATTTCCAGAATAAGCATGTGATTGCTATTTTTACCTTCGTGTTTCTCTTTAATTATATAAGCAACTcatggataattctttgtttcaaGAATTTCAAACATGGGTGCAGATGAGCAAGGCAATGGACGCctggcctcctcctccttcctcagggGTCGGCCCGTCTGCCCCGGCTCCATGCCCACCCTCAGATGCACAGAGATGTGGGTACCAAGTTTCCAGCCCGTGAAGCGTCCGGGTCCAGGCTTCTACTCCCATGGACGGTTGTGCCCAGATGCACAGACCCACGCTTGCAGATCATCTGCCCCTCGGCTCAGGCAGCAAATCCCCCTTTCAGagccacttccttccttccactttgTAATTAACCAAACTGTGCAAATTTGGGATTTCCAGAATCGAGGAAGACTGCTTCTGCCTTGCCAGCCCCAAAGCGGTAAGGTCAGAGGGAACGGACCACAGAGGGGCTCCCAGGGGAAGCCGCCTCTGCTGCCAGAGGCCCCtgggaggacccccccccccgaacCCGTCCAGTCCCCAGGTCCAGAGCATCCACAGCAAACCTGGGGGCTGCagagctccctgctgagggaaaagcaggctggaGACTTGGTACCCACCTCCCTGTCCAtctgagggtggggggtggagcaggggcagagggctgACCTGAGGAAAGCTTCCAGAAGGACCCTGGGACAGGTGCCCTCAGGGGTTTGCTGAAGCCAAAGGTAAGGATACCTCTGCATCCTGAGCAGTGGAGCATGGACGGGGCAAAGGCCTGACATCCTGAGACCGACATGTTGAGAGGTCCCATCTGGGGTCCAGCCCCCACAGCCCCCgagctgtctctctgtccctctctctatCGCCCACCAGGCCACCCTTGCCCGGGGAGGCAGAAGGGGGTGCAGCGCCCTGCTACTTGCTGCCTGGTTTTCCAGCCACACCCTTTACTGGGATTTCCTGCAGGGAACCCGGTGGCTCTGGGCCTCTAATAGGAGAAGGTTTCAGGGACTCTCTGGGATCCTGGTAGCATCGGGGCTGAGTAGCTGGGGTAGCCAGGACAGTGACGGGTTTCCTCGAGGGCAAGGTggcagcccccctccccggcaCAGGAAGCACAGGTGCAGGCTGGTATATAGGAGCTCGGGCTCCCGGAGGCTGGGTTTGCGGTTCATACAGCCCCACGTGGAAGGTGAGGGAGGGCcgctggggcaggggcctggccaGGGCGAACCAGAGTTACACCCCATAtacccctccacctcctcccacttCTTCTCTGTGACCCTTGCTGTGGCATGGCCCAccctgcccacagccctgccATGGCTTTGCTGCCAACCCCAGAGCAGGTTAGGCCTTCCCGCCCCTGCCCCCTACTGTCGGCCCCCTTGCCCCCCACTGCCGGCCCCTCCTGCACCCCCACTGCCGGCCCCCTTGCCCCCCACTGTCGGCCCCCCTGCACCCCACTgtcagccccctgccccccactgtcagctcccctgccccccactctcagcccctctgccccccactgtcagctcccctgccccccactgtcGGCCCCCCTGCACCCCACTGtcggcccctcctgccccccaatctcagcccctcctgccccccactgtCAGCCCCCTGCACCCCACTGtcagctcccctgccccccactgttGGGCCCTCCTGCACCCCAACTTttggccccctgccccccactgtcggcccctcctgccccccaatctcaggccccctgccccccactgtcggcccctcctgccccccactgtTGGCCCCCCTGCCCCAATCTCAGCCCCCTTGCCCCCCAATctcagcccctcctgcccccactctcagcccccctgccccccattgTCAGCAATGACCCTACAGAGCCTGGTTCCTTGCTTTATTCTTCACAAACTTGTTTTTAAAGGGCTGCTGCACTGAGCAAACGGGTGCTGACACCGGATGTGAGCTGCCAGGAAAAGCATGTTAGGGATGAGTGAGGGTTTAGGGCCTGAGCGGGCAGAAGAGTCAGGTCCGCCCCAGGAAGCAGGGAGTAGGTTTGGGCTCCTAGGCGGGGGCCAGGGGGGCAGCAGGGCCACGGCCCCCACACCCCATCCagcctttctctgcatcctttaCGTCAGAACATGTTCTGCCCACCTGGGAGCTCCAGCTTCCCTGGGTACAGCCCTCCTCCCATGTTCCCTAACTGTTGGGCTTGGGGGCACTGGGGCCCCGGGTTGGTGGAGACCCTGTGGCCATGATCAGGTCTGAGGGAAGCCTGTTCCATGTGGCCGGTGGCTCTGATCTGGGTCTGGAGCAAGCGCAGTTTTGAAACCTGGGACCCCTGGCCAGCAGTGGGGCACCCCATGTCTACCTAGGAAAGCGGAGGTGCCCAGCCAGGCCCAGGGAGGTGGGCTGGTTCTGAGGCAGAGCAGGGGGCACCTAGGAGAGCAGTGGGGTGGCTGGTCTGGTCGCCCAAGCAGGAGGACCCATCTGATGCAGCAGGTGCAGGTAGCTGGAATTGTGACCCCTTCCCAAAGGTCCCCAGTGTCTGGGTTACTGCGGCCTTGGGGGCTATGACTCTGGGTTACTGCGGCCTTGGGGGCTATGGGAAAACTGAGCCCGCACTGTGTGGCTTCACACCCCAGCCTAGTCCCACCTGGACACTGAGGCTGAGGAGGTGACAGAGGTGAGCTCAggccagccccttccccagagcCTTGGGAAGGACACAAGCCCGGTTGTCCCTGATCTTCATGGCTTAAGGTCTAGAGCTGCACACTGACCAGCTGAGACCCTCCTGCTCTGGCTGGGCCAGGCGCAAGGAAGTCTCATGCCCCTCTGCTCCAGGGTTCAGAGCAGAATGTCCAGGGAAACTGCTCCAGGGGCTGGCCTGTCACTAGGTAACCTTGTCCCTGGGAGCCCGGTGGCATCCCTGAGAGAGGGGGATGCCCTCCCCTCTGGGGGGGGCACTAACTGCATAGTTCAGAGCCCCTGGAACCTCCCGCCTTCAGAGGCTGGCACTGGCACCTGGCCCAGGAACTCGGAGCTGACGCAGAGCATCGCCTCCCCCTTCTGCCCGCCTCCCCCCTACCCCAGGTCCTTTAGCCAGCAGTAGGCCTCTGCGGCCTCAGTAGGGGTGTCCAtgctccaccccctccccctctgtcccggGAGTCACCACCCACCCCTGTGGAGTGGAGCGAGGCCCCAACCACTGCGGCCCCCGCCTGGGAGCCCCGTGACACACCCCTGCTGCCGAGAGCGCGTGATGCTGACTGCCACACTGGCCCCTTCCAGAAAGCAGTGGGGCCCCTGGCCGCTCCCCGCGCTGGGGCATCCGGGGGCAGGATTGTGCCGCCCTCACTGCCCAGCTGCTGGAGGCAAAGGCCCCTGCTGTCCCCAGGCGGGGCCCAGGGCTCAGGAGCCCTGAGGCAGGCTGGCTGGGCACATTCCGGGACTGGCTTCCGTGGGCCCTGTCACTGCTGCAGGACTGGTCAGGGCTGGTGCTTGCTCTATGGGGCCTGAGGGCAGGGCCAGGTGCTGGTGCTGTGGCCCAGAGCTAAGCCGCTGGGCGGCTGACAACAGTCCCACACAGGGGCGCTGTGGGCCCCTCTCTCTGTGTAGCCACACTGTGGGCCAGGGCACCTGCTGCGCCGTGTCCTGGGGAGGCCAGGACCACATGGACGGGCAGATCCTGGGCCAGCTGCGCCCCCTtgcagagcaggaggaggaggaggaggtgggggccagGGCTGCCCCATCCGCAAGGCCGGCCTTCCCTGGGATGGGCTCTGAGGAGCTGCGGCTGGCCTCCTTCTACGACTGGCCACTGACCACCGTGGTGCGGCCTGAGCTGCTGGCTGCCGCAGGCTTCTTCCACACCGGTGAGTTCTGGGGGCCTGGGTGCCATTCGGGACCCTGCTGGCCTggagcccctcccccagggcagggcGGGTCTGGGCCTCACGCAGAGGGGGCAGGGTCCTGCGGCCTTTCCACAGCTGTCCCTGCCCCTCGGAGTCTCTCCTCGGGTGCTTCGGACGGTGGCGCGTGCACAGGGGCAGTTGGGATGGGAGGTGTATGGGGCGTCCATGGGGCCCCTGGGGTCCAGGGACAGGCCTGTAGCAGCCCCGACCTGCCTGCTTCTTGTGAATGAATGTCTGCATTAGTCCCAAGGCACTGCTATCCCCACTTCACCCTTGAGAAAGTGGGGTGCATGTGAAATCCAAGGAGAATACAGGGCAAAGGGGGGCAGAGAGCAGTGGGAGCCCCCAGGGTTCCTGAGCGACCCCCGATAACCCTTGCCACATAAGGAAAGGCCACCTGGGAGCCCCCACGGCCTTGGGGGGCACACCTGGCCAAGTGGGCGGGTGCTGAGAGGCTGGGTGTGGGCGAGGCCAGCATCCACGTTCTACCTAGGCCAGCAAGACAAAGTGAGGTGCTTCTTCTGCTATGGGGGTCTGCAGAGCTGGGAGCAGGGGGACGACCCCTGGACAGAGCATGCCAAGTGGTTCCCCAGGTGAGGACCCCGCAGGCCGCTCCGGGGCTGGGCACGGGCGGGGAGCGTCGGATCCTGGCGATGGGGGCCTCTGGGGATAGCATCTTTGCTGTTTCTCCCCTGATGCTCCACAGAGGCTGTCTCTCCAAAACAGCCTTCGCAGCAAGTGCCTGACGCTCAGCCCCAGCTGCCCTCTGCAGGGCACTGGGGGCACTAGGCTGGCTAGAGGGGTTCTCCAGCAGCCCAGGCCCGCTGCCACGAGACCTCCCAACCTGCTTTCTCCAGGTGCGAATTCCTGCTCCAGACAAAGGGACGGGACTTTGTCTGCAGTGTCCAGGAGGCTTGTTGCCACCTGCCCGGCTCCTGGGTGAGCGCTGCCTCTCCTTAGGGCtcgggtggggcagggggagccgggtccctccccacccccactcctcctTCTACTCAGGGCACAGATGTTCTCTGGCTCCTTTCAGGACCGCCCGGAAGAACCAGAAGACGgggcccctgcccccctctcagGTGAGCTGTGGTGCGTGCCCCATGCTCTGCTCCCTGGGCACCTGCAGCCTGCACTGTGGCGGAGGTCTCAGTGCAGGGACAGTGAGGCTGCTTGGCCAGGTGTGAGGGTGCTACCTGGGCTTGTTTGGGTGGCAGGGGGCTGCATGCAGGTGCACTGTGTGTCTGGTGCTCAGGAGAGGGAAGGCAGTCCCCGGCACCGCTGAGCAGCCCGCTGTGGGCATTGCCAATCCCATGGCCGACAGCGGGAGCGTGAAGAGGAGAGGCAGCTGTGTGTACCTGGTGCCCCTCGCCCCGGAGGTGGCTGCAGTCGGGAGCGCACGGGGCAGCGGGGGGTGCTGTCTACACCCGTGCCCAGGACGGCAGGGCAAAGGTGCGAGGGCTCCAGGGTTCAGACCCTGGCTCTTCTAAGTCTGTAGCAAGTGACTTCTGCTCTCTGAACCTCAACGCCCTGAGCTCTGAAATGGGGATGGTGCCACCCTCGTCTGGAACCGAGCCGGTCTATGTGATGCTCTGGGAGCAGCATCCGGCACCTGGCGGGGTTCTGTCTATAGTGGCCTTGGCGATGAGCTTTTACCGTCTTTCCTGTGTGGTGGCACCTCTGAACGAGGAACAGCCCTCCCTGGAATGTCAACGAGGTGGCTGTGGTGGCCACAGAGGCCCGTGGGGACCGGCCACAGTGGCAAGCCGCTGCCCCTGTCCTGTGACCCTgagccccgccccagccctccctgcccttggCCCAGTGCCCCTCACCCTGCCTTGCAGGTGCCAGGGGCAGCCAGGAGTGGTCCGCGTGGAGCCGGTGCCCAGCGGTGCGGGCCGTGCTGCGCATGGGCTTTGGGCCGAGCCGCGTGCAACAGCTGCTGCAGCACAGGTACCGGTGGGCGGTGCCCGCTGGCATCTCCGCGTCCCAGCTGGTGGCcgacctgctccaggaagaggaggggggCCGGGTGACGGCGGCCAGAGGTGCGTCCCCGCCCTGGCCTCTCCCTGCTCATCCCCTCTGGGCACAGCCCTTCCTTGCAGCCCCACGGCGCCAGGCACACGCCCCCACAGCCACCGTGCGGGGTCTGCAGGGGCACGTCGCGGTGGCGTGGGCTCTGGGGGTTACGGCATGCCGTGGAGTGGCAGGAggggggctgtggggctgggtGGGCTCCTGCCAGAGCCAGACCTGGCCTGTGGCCCCTCTGGGTAGGGGTTCACTTCCCCTGGGGCTTCTAATCCATTCCTCACCACCTACAGCTCCTGTTCACACAGGTCCTGAGCTGCCCATGCCCAGAAGAGAGGTCCAGTCAGAAGGTGCCAGGGAGCCAGGTGAGGGTGGGACCCACCCGGGGGCAGGGCCAGCTCCCCTGCatcctggggggaggggtcccCCCCATTAGCCCAGGACAGAAGGTGGAGGTCTGGGGGTGGACACGGTGGCCTTGGAGGAAGCGGGTGGAGCCCCGGCCCAGAGGGCACTGCTGGGTTCTTGAacccccaggagcccaggataCAGAAGAGCAGCTgctgtgtctgtgggaggagcgGACCTGCAAGGTGTGCCTGGACCGCGCCGTGGGCACTGTCTTCGTGCCCTGCGGCCACCTGGTCTGTGCCGAGTGCGCACCAGCCCTGCAGCTGTGCCCCATCTGCAGGGCTCCCATCCGCAGCCGTGTGCGCACCTTCCTGCCCTAGGCCAGGTGAGTGGCCACGGAGCTACCCACAGGCAGATCCTAGCCTGGCCTGATGTGTGCACGTCCCCACGTGGGCCTCAGAAATGTCAGGACGGGCCTGGACAGGGACCCCCAGCACACTTTGTCTCCTGCGATCTCAACACCGGGGCTGGCTGGCGAGGGCAGCGGCAGGAGGGAGCACTTCTACTTCTTCTAGCTCCCTGGCCCCAGCAGATGTTGCTGATCAATGCTTTACCTTCCCTCGACACTCACATCTGTGCTCCGGGTCCTTCTCAACACAGCACCCCAGCTGACCACCACCACTCGGCTGGGGCACTTTAACCATACCAGCTGGGCCGAGCCCTGCCTTGAC comes from the Zalophus californianus isolate mZalCal1 chromosome 8, mZalCal1.pri.v2, whole genome shotgun sequence genome and includes:
- the BIRC7 gene encoding baculoviral IAP repeat-containing protein 7; the protein is MGPEGRARCWCCGPELSRWAADNSPTQGRCGPLSLCSHTVGQGTCCAVSWGGQDHMDGQILGQLRPLAEQEEEEEVGARAAPSARPAFPGMGSEELRLASFYDWPLTTVVRPELLAAAGFFHTGQQDKVRCFFCYGGLQSWEQGDDPWTEHAKWFPRCEFLLQTKGRDFVCSVQEACCHLPGSWDRPEEPEDGAPAPLSAPVHTGPELPMPRREVQSEGAREPGAQDTEEQLLCLWEERTCKVCLDRAVGTVFVPCGHLVCAECAPALQLCPICRAPIRSRVRTFLP